gcatcatctaAATGCTTCCcgaactcaggcaggcttggtgctgtgaccacttccctgaggagcttgttccagtgctcaaacACTTtttgggtgaaaaaccttttcctgatatctaacctaaacctcccttgatTCAGCTCTTTGGCATTTCtccaagtcctgtcattggtcacaggactgatcagtacctgccccatctcttcccctcatgaggaagccgaagactgcaatgaggtcacccctcagcctcctcttcttcaagctgaatAACCCACCACtcacctccacattttccatgtgcttagcagagccttcaggaggatctgctccttGATCCTgatgggcacagaggtgagactgactggcctgtagctctctgggtcttctttccttccctttttgaaaatgggggttatgtttccccttttctagtcagtgggaacttcactgGACTGCCATgatttctcaaatatgatggaaagtggtgttgcaacttcatctgccagctcccttaggAGCCACAGGTAgatcttgtcaggtcccatgaacttgtgcactttcaggttctttagctggtctcaaacctgctcttctccttcagtgggtagctcttccttttcccagtctctgcctttgcattCTGTGACCTGGAGggtgtggccagagcccttACTAGTGAAGGCTGAAGCAAATAAGTAgttcagtacctcagccttctccatatcctgcatGACAAGGTCTCCTGTTTCCCTCTGGAGAAGGCCCACATTTCCCTCTTCTGCCTCTTatcactgatgtacctgtagaaacccttcttattacccttgatgtccctggccaggttTAACTCTATCTGGACTTTAGCTTTCCTGacctgatccctggcttctcagacaacttctttgtatttctcccaggctacatgtccctgcttccaccctctgaagactttcttttttcatctaaGAGTGTCCAGGCAGtctttgttcatccatgcaaGTCTCCTGGCATTGTTGCATGCCCTCCTCTTTCTTGGGAAACCCCTCCTGGGTTTGGAGGAAGTAATCTTTGAATATTGATCAGCTTTCTCAGACTCTTCTCCCATCCAGGATTTTATGCCATGATatcctaccaagcagatccctgaagaggttGAAATCTGGTTGAAGTCCAGAGTACCAAGCTTGCTGCAGACCCTCCTTGTTACCCTACggatcctgaattccaccatttcatggtcactgaaGCCAAGGCTGGCTTAAACTTCACATTGTCCACCAGGCCATCCCTGTTGGCGAGAAGGAGATCTAGAATAGCACCTTTTCTAGTTGGTGCTCTAccacttggaaaaggaagttgtcatcaatgtATTCCAAGAATTTGCTGAAgccttgctgtgttgtccctccagcagatgtcagggtggttgaaatcccaCCCTTTGCTTTTCCAGCAAAGCATATGCGCATTCAAGCCACTggcagccagcttctctaggagaatgctgtcGGAaaccttgctaaagtcaagcTAGACAACAGACCTTCCCTGGTCAGGAGGCAGGTCCCCCTGTCagagaaggagatgaggttagtcaaacaggaccttcccttcatgaacccatgctgagtgagcctgatcacctggttgtcctgaaTATATCACATAATGGTACTGAGGATAATCTGCTCCACCAGCTTCCTCGGTGCTGAAGTCtgactaacaggcctgtaatttaCCGgatttccagtctgctggtacctccccagtcagccaggactgctgatacATTATGGAAGGTAGCTAGGTGTgcacccctgccagctctttcagcacacTTGGGTGCTCTGCAGTGTATAAGATATATGCATCCCTTCCTCCAAGAACACCAAGTGTACATGAAATTTCAGGCAGGTCAGAGCCACAAATACTGTGGGCAAGACAGAACATTTTAGTTTGTACTGCCTGATTGACAGACAGAtgaagcagggcagggaggcaaGAGGCCATGTTGCTAACACCCCAGAGCATggcaggggcagagccaggaacaGGCCACTGAAATCTCTGGCTGGCTTTCTTAGCTGTGCTGAGCCATATGATTTGGTGCAGCAAGGAGTTAGGTGCAGGCAGGAATGCGTGGAGGAGCCTTCCAGAGAACATATTCTCAGCACATATTTCAGTGTTGTGCTTTCTCTTGAGTCTTCTGAGgttctttttcttgtaaaatgtTAGCTGGATTCATTCTCTATCACACTGGCATAAACATGAAGTAAGACTGCTGACTACAGAATTATTCTGTGTTCATCcattaatttctgcatttttgtgaTTGTAAGATTCAACTCACAGGTGaggaaatactgtaaaatactgAATTCCACTGCAAGGGTGCTGACAGTCCTGATGCTGAACTGAATGAATGCTGACAGTTTGAACAACACATCTTTGAAACACAGTGAAGGCTGTCTTGTCCAACTAGTCCAAAACATGACAGagagtaataattttaaaaattaatcttacaATAAAGGAAGAACGGAAGGAGGAGGGTACTTTAGGATTGTAGTTGTTTTATGactaaataattttgatttttttctgggtttttggggattttttttacaatctTATTGATACTGAGTAAATTGTGGCCCATTCTGTCCTGCTCTAGCTTTATAATTTTAGATATTATCCCAGGGCTCAGCATGCCAAGCTTGAGATGTGGACCAGGCCCTAaacttcagaggaaaaggatgTATAAAGTAGCAAAAGACTGTGTTTGGGAGGGTCACCAGAACAGTCCTGGTCTGCCAGGGCTCCCCTAGCATGCTCCCCTTATACATGTAGCCCACAGCATATTGAGTGCCTCCAAGGATTTAAGGGAATAGGATGACCAATATCTGTCATGCAACTGTTCTCTCTCCATGGAAAGAGGTATCTATGCCGTACAGGACCCTATTTTGGTATggtgtttttttattgtttgggggtttttttgcttattaCTGTGGTTTGGATTGGGGAAGGGGTTCTTCTTCAAATCAGTTCATGTCTTTCTGGGTTTTCCCTAAGGaaagcaggtcaagggaaggaATATTCCATGCACTGGCAAGTGCTGAGACTTGCAACACATCTCAGTCTTGGGGGGTCTTCTGCCAAGCCACAGGCCCTCACAATGATGCAAGCATCATTGTGCCAGAGGccaggtcatagaatcatagaatcattttggctggaaaagacctttaagatcatcaagtccaaccattaaactAGCACTGCCCagtccatcactaaaccatgtccctaaaaattattttaaactgtctAGATGTGATGTTTAGGGACATCTCTTAGGGTCACCGTCTTAATCTTCATGCTCTGGCAACCTTTTAGATACTATTCCAGGGCTCAGTATGGCATGCCTTGGTGTATAAAGGATGTATAAAGTAGCAAAGGACTGTACTTGAGAGGCTCACCAGAACAGTCCTGGTCTGCCAGGGCCCCCTAGCCCTAGAGAGCTGTGCCCAGGAGCAGGCTTTAGCAATAGCAAAGCAAAACGTTAGCCAGGGCTATGGCAGAGGCTGAAAGGAGTAAAACAGCCCTGGGTGTACTGTCCACTTTTCCTATCCAGTGTTTGCTTCCTGCACTGCTGATCCCCCCTCCTGCCTGAACATGCCTCTCATCCAGATCCAGTGGGGCACAGGCACTCCTGCTGCAAGAGCCACTGCTCCCATCAGCAGCCAAACTGTGTGGCAGAACCTGTCCTGCTGCCCCTAAATGCAGCCAGCACCCTGCAGTGCTTGGCAACCCTGCACCCAAGGGTGCAGCAGCCATAGCCCAGCTGAGCCACAGATGCTGCTCCCTGGGCATGATATATTAACAGGTCTTCCTTCAAGTACACAGAGGTGCTGGGAGGCTGTTAGCTTTGGCAGATGTGATATTTCTTTCCCCAAAAGTTTATAGCCAGTGTGTCAGTTGGAGATGTTACACAGCTAGGacagctccatgcccttctCTGTCGGTCCTCACTTTATTTAGGGCCTACATACATCCTGCAGTTGATATATTTGATATATGCTCTTCCTAAGTGGAAGAGCCTGTTCATTTTAATGCTCCACActcttcaaaaaggaaaagttgCCCACACTCTCTTCAAAAAGGAAGGGTTGCCCACACTAAAGTTGGTTGGATCAACTGTTTGTCCTAACCCAGCCTGCTTTGGTATCTCCAAGcactgcaattattttctttggaagcaGGAAGTACAAATTCAAATGAATGTGGCCTAAGCAGAAGCAAGATCCAACACTGGACTTTTACTTGAAGAATGTATGCTGAAATTGCAAGGGAGTCAGAGTGGGACtgtctttttgttctctttgcaCCTAAAGCAATGGTGCCGAAGCCATGGAGAGGGCTCCTTGGCAACATCAAGCAACTacagcagtgctggtgcctGCACATGTCCATTTGTCTATGAAAGAAGAAACTTGTCTCCCTTCTTGACCCTGCCCGTGTCTCTGTATTGGACTAGCAacctgtttcagtttgtgctttcCACTTAGGCTAACTTCAGATGCTAGGTTTCCACTTTTTTAGAAACAAGTGTGCTGAAAGCTGTCTGCTGTTTCTTCACTAGACCATGTTGACTGCTGCCTGGCTCCAGTCTGGAAACAATTATTTCCCTCCTGTACCTATCCATTCAGAAAAGGGATTTATCCCTctactgttttttcctcttttccgTTTTATTATGTTTCTTTTACATAACAAAAATGCTGCCATCTTGTAGGGCCAGGTCTCCTTTAGGGAGGTTTGCATCCGTAAATGTGCCACAATGGATTAGCTGCTCCTTTGGCCTCTTCTGGTAGGATTAATATCTCATGGTGCTTGAATATTTGTGACTAAGAAAAGCACCCATTGTGGTTATGCTGGTGTAAATACTCTTAACCCCAAAGAACAGTCAAAACATGCATGGATATGCAGTAGTGCTTGCAAGTGCATACAGATGCTGTTAGCATAGCACAGtgcagctgtttttaaaaaggaagaaacctgTTTATCTCCATGTATTCCTGGAGTTACTATTTCTCTCAAAAGTTCGTACTTTTTGACGCATGTATGAGGGCACAGGAGCAACAGATGACCAGAATCTGCAGATATTTGCAGACAAGGGGAAGCTTATGCCCATGAATAGTGCCATTATACTCAGCGGGGTCAGTTTTCTAAGATAGATCATgtactttattttataaaagacCAATTCCTGACCAAGCACAGACATAGAGGAAATGGATTGGAGTGGAAAGAGTCTAAAAATCTCTCTTCCTGCATTGAATTCAAAATAGCATTTATAttactggaaaagcaaaaaataaacttattttggGTGTCTCTGTCTGCCTGCAGGATTGGCAATCCACACCTTCTGCAGATTGGGAGACCTCTCTGCCCTGTTTATGCTCTTGAGGTTATGCCTTAATTACAAAAAGCTCATCCACTGTGACATCAATTCCCCTTTCCAGGGAAAATTCCTAGCTATGAAATCCCATCAGAGACAAACTGaagttcttttttgtttttccttggcTAGTCCAGACCAACCCTAAAACTACCATTTGAGTTTGACCTTGACTACTACTTTGAGAGCAAATAGCAGTCTGCCCTCCTGAAGTGCTGACATACAGGCAAGAATTTCCAATGAGTTTTCTTGATACAGAAATCAGGCTGTATCACAGCAAGGACCCTGCCCCCTCTACCAAGCCTTACCTgtgcctgggggctgcaggagctgagaaaGTGCTGTCTGTGGCCTACTCTGGATCAGAAAGGATGCAGCATCCTGGACCTGGAGGGATGCCACAGAGAGTGGATTTGCTTCCAATGTTGGTGTTTGACTTCTGGGGTTGCAGGAGTCATCTCACCTCCATGGGATGTGCTCACTCAAGCCATGCAACCCATCAGGAAGTGTTTTGCAACAACTTTGGTCTGGTGGGCATGATCAATGTGCCAAAAAGCTGGTGTGCCTCGGGGAAAGGGGATGCTGTGAGGAATGTCTGGGCTAGGCCATGCCTTTGAACTGGCTAGTTGGGGACAGAGGGTGCCCTTTAGCTCTGCATTCCTGGAGGTGCAGGCACCACCTTTGCCTTGCCCAGTGAGTACACGAAGGCCACATGAAAGTGAAGGGGGGCTACGATGTCGATGTCTCCCGGGGACATGCACCGCACACTCCACCGGGGATGGGAAATGGCTCGTGTATCTTTAACCCACAGTGGCCGAAACAcggtggtggtgttttttggtttcttgtttttgttgttgtcgttggggttttttttcttagttaacagtggaggttttttttagtgtttcccTCCAGCCGACCAGCGCCGAgcgagggaaaaaaaaaaaaaaaaacaacccaaccaaaaaaacccacacacataaaaaaaaaaaaaccttgttcCGCTGAGTTCAACCCCAGACAGGCtctcaacttccttcctgctctcctaCCCCCTCCCTCCGCTCTCCTCCTTCTCGCcgctcctctccctctcctcctcctcctttctccgCCTTTCCAGCCGCACCGGGAGCGGGCGCCGAGGCCGCAGCGCGGACTCGGCCAGAGCTCGGAGCAGGCTGCGCCCGCGTAGCCTCCGCCGCCGAAGACCGGAGAGGGGAGCCCAGTCGcaccccaaccccccccccctcccgtcCCCGTGGGGCGAGGTCAGCCGTTTTGGAGCCCCGGAGAGAGCGGGGTTGCTGCTCGCCGCTTACCGCGTCCGCGGAGATGGTTTCTGCCGCGCCCCGCGACCGCCGGCGCGCCACGGCAGTGCCGGGCTGCGCGCACTGAGTGCGGGCGCCCGTCCTGTTCCCAGGTAAGCCGGGGGGGCACGGGGGAACGCGGCTCCCCCCTCCGCCGGGGTAACCCCTTCCGCCGGGGTAAACACCGAGCGGCCGCGCCGGGGGAGGtgggggcgggcagggggctgcccTGGTCTAGGCGGGATGTCCCGCACCCAGGATCTggcccagcacctcctgccgGTGCTTGCTTTTACATCCGAGCCAGGGTGCTGGGAGCGTTGTGGTGCTGGGGAGCCCGGCAAAGAGGGGGTGTCCTcgctgcctgggctctgctaAGCCTCACCTGGAGGGATGGGGAGCCTTTTGGGCAAGCTGTCACTGAGGGCTGTGCTCAGACCGGTGGGCATTTACCTGCCAGGCACCTCACAGGAATGCACAGGGGTACCTCTGACAGCATCACTCACAAGTGCTTCCAAAGATGTGTACACCGGTAGCCAGAGTTAGCACACACAGGTGTGTAAACATGCCCACACACTCATGTAGGCAACATGTTTGTGTAGGTCTCATGGATTCCCATGCCCCAGCATGGGATGGGGATTGCAATCCAATGGCACATGAAGCAAAGGCACAGTGAGAGTCACAGAGAGCCACCTGCAAAAGCAGAGACTCtctcacacacatacacacttcCTCAGACCCTTCTGACGGCCAGGCTGGGCCATGTCCCTTGAGGTGGTACACTGGGGATGCATGCAGGTGTGTGCAAGGACTGTGGGTCAAACAGGAAGGGAAGAGTCTGGCCAGATGTGTGAACAGCTGGAGGGTGAGCTCAGGAGTGGCACAGAGCTATTCTCACTGCTTGTCTCTTTCTCCAGCTGTCCTGTTTTATGGAGCTGTGGGCCagggccagcccagctgccctgcttCCTCCCAGTGATGCTGCTGGTCCCTGCGTGGAGAGACCCTCAGCAGCCCCGTGGAGCCTGGGGGCCGAGGCAGTAGTGGCAGCAGCCCAACCCGTATGCCCTGGCTGACTACTATGGCCGTATACTGCTATGCACTCAATAGCTTGGTGATGATGAATAGCAACAGTGAGGTGACAAGTGGCAGGAGCAAGACGCCACCTCCTCCCAGACAAGTGCTGTCCAGGGGCCCTGAGACACCTGGCAGCTGCCGCCCGCTCCCTGTCTTCAGCCCGGCACCCGTCCCACTCCAGTCCCCGCACCATAGtcctgctttcctcttcccGCCACTCGAGGAGCCCCTGcggcagcagggcagcctggaggggtggcagggcagccagggcGAGGAGAAGCAACCCAGACCCCCAGCAACACTGCAacttcagcaggagctgctcaaTGTCCAGGTGAACCAGAAAGTGGGGCTATTTGAGGCACATGTCCAGGcacacagctcttctgctcaGCTGCCGCAGAGTCCCcagcagtcccagctcctgcctgccagccccaccTTGCCAATGGTCATGCTTGGGACTGGATCCCGGCCACGAGACTACATGGAAAGTGAGGCTCCCGGTGTTGATGGGGTGCAGGTGCagctgagcactgcagagccCTCGAGGAGGCCGGTGGTGATGGTCATcccagctgtggggctggcagagggcagcagcaccTTGGAGCCATCAGGACCTGCATCACAGCGAGATAAGGTGGTGGTGGCCCCCTCAGGACTTGAGGGCCAGTGCCCAGCCATAGGTGGAAGCATCCCTGCCGTCATCATCACGGACCTGGGGGGcccagaggaggaggcaggcaCCATGCCCCCCGGCAGCCTGCCTGTCCGGAAGCTGTCGTCATCCTCAGCCTCTTCCACTGGCTTCTCTTCATCTTGGGAAGAGTCTGAAGAGGACATCTCCAGTGACCCTGAGCGCACCTTGGACCAGACACCAGCCTTCCTGCAGACCCTGGACCAGCAGAAGCCGCGAGTGGTGAGTCGtgcaccagccccagggaggtgggGCGAGGGCTGGCAGTATCCCTGCTGCTAGgcaaggctgcagcaggagagcagagttCTGTCACAGCAGAGGTCTGCAGAGGAACTTTCCATTTGCTTGGCAGTGCTTGCTTTCCCTCACATGGAAAGCTTGTTATCCCTGTTCCTAATCTGAAAATCTGCTGCTTGCAGGAGAGAGCAATGGTACCCATCCTGCTGTGCATGTTTCTTGCAGagcttccccagcactgcaagCTGCCCGCTGGCATGCTTAATGTGCACCCACGGAACTGCAGCCTTCTGCTGACATGTGGTTAAGAGCCTCAGCTTCCCCTTAGCACATCTTCCCTTGGTTCTGGAGGTTTCCCATGATTTACGTTAGCCTAAGGGAGAATTTATTTCCTCCTTGGAGTCAAAACTGTGTGGGCCAACTGTCTGTTAAAATTTATACTGATGTTCATCACCATAGTGTCTGTGTGCCTTTCACATGGAAGCAAACATTTCTAGAATTTCTGGTAATTCACCTTTTGAATAAAGCTTTTTGCTTGTGGGGTATCTAATATTTTAGGTaagcatatttttattaagataTTTATAGTAAGTTCATTTGTTTCTGgagctttgtttgttttggggctCTTTGGGCAGTTTCAAGTGAGAGAAAGCAGTGTATTACCCTTAGAGCTGAAAGGTCTCTTCAGGGAGGTGGGCTTTGAAGTGCTATCCAAAGGCACTCATGGGATTTCTTATATCACTTGGGGAATTCGTTCCTTGTCTGAATGCCCCACAAAAAGTCTGTATTGACCTGTCACACCATTTATCCAGGGGCTTTGAAGCACTTTATCCCTGTGCAATGTCTATCACAAGGTTCTCTGACCAGCACATGGGGTCTTCTGTCCTCTGGTTGTGAGACTTCACATTGATTTGAGCTGAGCACTGGAGCCTCATGCTGACAAACCCTGAAAAATACAGGACAACCCAGTGTCACCTTAATTTTGAGTTTGATAAAGACCCATCAACTTTCAGTGATGTGGTTCACTGTGTTTAACTTTACGTAGACACATGGTAGTGAAACTCATGCTGAGCTCAATGACACAAGGAAGACCTGTGCAGGGAAACATCTAAGTAAATTGAAGGTATCAAACTCATGAAGAACTGACAGACTGTGGTTTGCAAAACACTCATCAGGCTGAAGTAAATATCTTTGCTTTTCTACTTCTTCTATCCTGTTCCAAGAACTCACGCTCAGTTCTTCTCAGGATGGAGAAACAGTTGAGAAAAGAACAGTTAATGAAGTTACGAGTCTGTAACTCATTATGTTTGCAGCCAGTTTTGTATTTTGGGGCTCTAAACTGATGAATCAGCTTGCTTCctttgggagctgctgcagtccTTCTGCTGATAAAattctgtgggttttgtgtgtgaGCTGTAGTaatctcttctctcttctccataCTAATGGCTGTTGCTGGTGCCAGGTCCCACTGATTAGctgctgaaaacagttttcttgATGGGCAAAATCATGCCTGATGCTCTTGTGGAAAGGCTCCTGGAGCCTCTAGCTGACCCTGTGCAACCTCCTGTGGCTTCCAGTGAGCTCAGCCAGCCTGGCGGCTGGGCAGTGAACAGGCAAAGCTTGTTTTTAGTGCCAAAAAGCCTAGATCAGAGCGAGCTCACATCAGATCTAAGATCAGAGTAACTCCGATGGGCTCAGTGGGACTACTCCAGGCTAAACGTCATGAAGATCTGGTCTAAAATGTGCCAGGCAGCCTGAGGAGGAGCACTTGATTTCATGTTTCAATGCTGGAGTCATCTCAGCAGGAATGGCTGGGCTAATTTACAATTATACTTTCCACTGGGCTCCACAGGTCCTGTGCAGGGCTGACACTGGCTTTGGCAGGTTATTGTCAACTCCTCGGTAGGATTGAGTGCAAATGCCCAGTAATTCAGAGTGGATTCATATAAATAACACCCAACTTTGTGTACCAGTTGGCAACATCTTTTAaatcagcagaaagcagctaCTGCAGCAGTCTCAGGTTGCACActcatttgttttcatgaaCTCACTATTTCCTTTTAACAATGCACACTGTCTGGAAATGAGTTGTTTAATGAGGGAGAATGTATGAGAAGCTCTCTCCGCAAGTCATGCTTTTCCGTCAAAATAAATCCTGCCAGACCTCAGCCAACAGAAATCAGCATCACACCTCTGGGTTGAGCAGATCAGTGCTGGGCAGACAgagggctctgcctgcctgcaccgggtgctgctggtgcaggagagggctgcagtacctgaaggagagGTAACCATGAATGACACGAAAGCATTTCTTGCTGCAGGTACGGTCTGCACCACACATTTCACATAGTTTGTTTACAGATTTGATAAAGAGCAGACTTGCTTCTGCCCTTCCTTTCAGGAGGTTGCCTGGCTTAGCAAATCTGTTAGGGATGTCCGGCTGTCTATTGTAGTTCCTCCTGACCTCCCTGGGAAACAGGCAGATCTCTCTGGCTGGCACAGGCTTGGATAGGAAACTTGATTTGCAGTCAGGCCTGCAAATTGACCAGTAAGAAAATCGCATTGCCTAgcaaaagggaggaggaagagagggaggggagTGTGGTCACTTTTTTGAACATTGTGACCTGAGACATCTTGGTGGCTGATACAAGCTCTGCCTTTGTTTAGTGAAACAGCTCTCTCAGTACGGTGCGTGTCCCTAGAGTGCTTTGGTGCCTGGTGGGCTGTGCAATGCTGGAATACAGTGACTCTGTGTTGATTATAGCAGACTTCTGAAGTGTGGTGACAAGAGCAATTTGACATTTTGCTAACTGCAAGTCCACCTAAAGTCTGAGTAAAACTCCATGCAAGGGCTTTTGCAGCTGTGGCTTTCCCCGAgctgtgggctgctgctggagaaaccCCACACTTGTTTATTGATGCTTGCCAGGTCTCAAAAACGCTTGGGTGATTACACTTCTTGACTATGTGGGAGGGATGGCTTGTCCAAGCAGCGTGTTGGGATGGGCTCACTGCAGTGTGACAAtgctgcagggcagtgctggctgctcacCCCCTGCAGCAGTGATGTGGGTAGCCTGGGGAGGGAGTGGGTGCCTCTGTTCACCCGCTGCCCAGGCCAGGGGCACGCATCAGCTGTCCAAAGATGCCTGTCTCCATCATGGCACATCTCATGGCTGATCACACAGGTTGGGTGTGTGGGGGGCTGAGAAGGTTACCCTGTCCTGAGTGGCATAGGTAGCCTGAGATGGTAGCCTGGCTCCTAATGGGGATTTCATACCCAAAATAAGCCTCATTATAGATGTGACTCCCATTGACTtcaacaggaaaacacaagcCTATGAGTTTTGCTCTTTGGGGGACCTTGTTTGCTCTTTCCAAGGGAGACCCGATAGACCAAGGTGTACTCAGCTGGAGGAGGCTTGGCCCAAGTGTTGGAAGCTGGCCATGCCCCTTAAGAGAAAGATATTCCAAAGCTGGTCATTACTCATTGTCATTGACCAAAATCCGCTAGTTTGTCAACTCCTTGCCAACTAGAGACAAAGCAGAAGATGAGtggggag
The Apus apus isolate bApuApu2 chromosome 3, bApuApu2.pri.cur, whole genome shotgun sequence genome window above contains:
- the ITPKB gene encoding inositol-trisphosphate 3-kinase B yields the protein MPWLTTMAVYCYALNSLVMMNSNSEVTSGRSKTPPPPRQVLSRGPETPGSCRPLPVFSPAPVPLQSPHHSPAFLFPPLEEPLRQQGSLEGWQGSQGEEKQPRPPATLQLQQELLNVQVNQKVGLFEAHVQAHSSSAQLPQSPQQSQLLPASPTLPMVMLGTGSRPRDYMESEAPGVDGVQVQLSTAEPSRRPVVMVIPAVGLAEGSSTLEPSGPASQRDKVVVAPSGLEGQCPAIGGSIPAVIITDLGGPEEEAGTMPPGSLPVRKLSSSSASSTGFSSSWEESEEDISSDPERTLDQTPAFLQTLDQQKPRVSKSWRKIKNMVHWSPFVMSFKKKYPWIQLAGHAGSFKAAANGRILKKHCESEQRCLDRLMNDVLKPYVPAYHGDVVKDGERYNQMEDLLAEFDSPCVMDCKMGVRTYLEEELIKARKKPSLRKDMYQKMIEVDPDAPTDEENVLRAVTKPRYMQWRETISSTATLGFRIEGIKKEDGTVNRDFKKTRTKEQVMEAFREFTRGNRNVVNSYLNRLKGIRATLETSPFFKCHEVIGSSLLFIHDKREQAKVWMIDFGKTTPLPEGQVLQHNVPWVEGNREDGYLWGLDNLIQILTELSQNEDLH